One genomic region from Solwaraspora sp. WMMD792 encodes:
- a CDS encoding DUF2218 domain-containing protein, which translates to MPRSEAHVRTPRSQRHLTRLCEHFATAVPVKWTADQGLIDFGFGTCRIDATDDSLTLHADSDDDIGLARVEYLVGEHLERAGARESLAVDWQPAGGR; encoded by the coding sequence GTGCCACGTTCCGAGGCTCACGTCCGGACCCCACGGTCGCAACGCCACCTGACCCGGCTGTGCGAACATTTCGCCACCGCCGTACCGGTCAAATGGACCGCCGACCAGGGGCTGATCGACTTCGGCTTCGGTACCTGCCGGATCGACGCCACCGACGACAGTCTCACGCTGCACGCCGACAGCGACGACGACATCGGGCTCGCCCGGGTGGAGTACCTCGTCGGCGAACACCTGGAACGCGCCGGTGCCCGGGAGAGCCTGGCCGTCGACTGGCAGCCGGCCGGCGGCCGATGA